One stretch of Armigeres subalbatus isolate Guangzhou_Male chromosome 2, GZ_Asu_2, whole genome shotgun sequence DNA includes these proteins:
- the LOC134212026 gene encoding solute carrier organic anion transporter family member 74D isoform X1 produces the protein MKSNYLCGLSCWHPAWLQRFATSRSFIMVYGFLGTTQAMAYIYFVITLTTLEKRFKIQSSTTGIILSGNEISQILLSLILSYVGGHRNRPRWIAWGVVFCALSCFILAMPHFIYGAGDAALQLTKEFINEQEADELLNSHNLTRIVKSTNRLCLDSVSPKECHDIISVIPLVLIFLSQFVLGIGNTLYYSLGHTYLDDNTKKTNTPLMLAYASSLRTFGPVVGFALGYFALKIYIDPSKTPVIDSSDPRWLGAWWLGWIILGIAMLFFAALIGLFPKELPKRNATTDRPKSNMPVILMNDAEAFGKEKNPLSKTKDQNGLAVQKKDEVGMIVELPQLKDFPKALMRLLKNKLLMFNIISGIFYILGSSGYITFLSKYMEVQFHKSAANATVITGPITLFGMVAGFLISGIVISKKKPSPKILLFWNVIVGFGYMLGQFSYLFLTCPDGTMPLVNGSLNLTAPCNSQCHCDDIPYSPVCQEETGITFFSACHAGCDAWNPTEKYYDKCTCQNENYSPITKPWETNPPITTSTLARETTLPDITLSTYDAPTPITWAPSGLETNSISASTMPTELNDSGEKPQGKSALFQKNTAEPHSSSDTEDTDLDDVYLYDDEDDLDFDEKDFNATTSKETDADARNRTRRAVDETEYSSTTSSNTESPFTARMIPGACLKGCAMGFYLFSIISSIINCFGASGRIGNLLVNYRCVAKEDKTFTQGLILMMISLFALIPGPIIYGRIIDSTCLVWTEECGKRGNCQLYDQRLFRYYINITALCLTAIGVFFDVLVWWYGRTLDLYGEREAAEQKKSTTAPQSKSAFN, from the exons GAATCATCCTCAGTGGAAATGAAATTTCCCAAATCCTACTTTCCCTTATCCTCTCATATGTGGGAGGCCACAGGAATCGGCCCCGTTGGATAGCGTGGGGTGTTGTGTTCTGCGCCCTGTCCTGCTTCATCCTGGCGATGCCGCACTTCATCTATGGGGCAGGCGACGCGGCACTGCAGCTCACCAAGGAGTTCATCAACGAGCAGGAAGCGGATGAGCTGCTCAACAGCCACAATCTGACGCGAATCGTCAAAAGCACCAACCGGCTGTGCCTGGATTCGGTCAGTCCGAAAGAGTGCCACGACATCATCTCAGTAATTCCACTGGTATTAATATTTTTATCCCAGTTTGTGTTGGGTATTGGGAACACACTGTACTATTCGCTCGGTCATACCTATTTAGATGACAACACTAAGAAAACCAACACACCACTTATGCTGGCCTACGCTTCATCGCTGCGAACGTTTGGTCCGGTTGTAGGATTTGCACTTG GATATTTCGCTCTGAAGATTTATATCGATCCGTCAAAAACTCCAGTCATCGATAGCAGTGATCCACGATGGTTGGGAGCCTGGTGGCTTGGGTGGATCATACTGGGAATCGCTATGCTGTTCTTCGCCGCTTTGATTGGCCTGTTCCCAAAAGAACTGCCCAAGAGAAATGCTACAACCGATAG GCCCAAATCAAATATGCCCGTAATCCTAATGAATGATGCTGAAGCATTTGGAAAGGAGAAAAATCCTTTGAGCAAAACTAAGGACCAAAACGGTTTAGCAGTGCAAAAGAAAGATGAAGTTGGCATGATAGTAGAATTACCCCAGTTGAAAG ATTTCCCTAAAGCGTTGATGCGACTCCTCAAGAACAAACTACTGATGTTCAACATAATCTCTGGAATATTCTACATTTTGGGATCCAGTGGCTACATAACATTCCTGAGCAAATACATGGAGGTTCAGTTCCACAAATCTGCCGCCAACGCAACGGTCATCACTGGACCCATCACCCTATTCGGAATGGTCGCCGGTTTTCTAATCTCAGGCATTGTCATCTCCAAGAAGAAACCCTCTCCGAAGATTCTCCTTTTCTGGAACGTAATCGTTGGTTTCGGTTACATGCTTGGACAATTCTCGTACTTATTCCTAACATGTCCCGACGGCACTATGCCGCTGGTGAACGGAAGCCTAAATTTGACGGCACCATGCAACAGTCAGTGCCACTGTGATGATATTCCCTACAGCCCGGTCTGTCAGGAAGAAACCGGAATCACATTCTTCTCCGCCTGTCACGCTGGATGCGACGCGTGGAATCCCACCGAAAAGTATTACGACAAATGTACCTGCCAGAATGAAAACTATTCACCCATTACGAAACCCTGGGAAACAAATCCTCCTATCACTACGAGTACCCTCGCGAGAGAAACAACCCTCCCAGATATTACGCTGTCTACATACGATGCTCCAACTCCTATCACTTGGGCACCCAGCGGCTTAGAAACAAACAGCATTTCCGCTTCTACAATGCCGACTGAGTTGAATGATAGTGGAGAGAAACCTCAGGGTAAATCAGCTCTTTTCCAGAAAAACACCGCGGAACCGCACAGCTCGTCCGACACAGAAGACACCGATCTGGACGATGTCTATCTGTACGACGATGAGGACGATTTGGACTTCGACGAAAAAGACTTTAACGCGACCACAAGCAAGGAAACCGACGCTGATGCTCGGAACAGAACGCGACGAGCGGTCGATGAGACAGAGTACTCCAGTACGACGTCCTCTAACACCGAGAGTCCGTTCACAGCGCGGATGATTCCCGGAGCTTGCCTGAAGGGCTGCGCAATGGGATTTTACCTGTTTTCTATTATTTCCAGTATTATCAATTGCTTCGGAGCTTCCGGTCGCATCGGGAATTTGCTGGTGAACTACAG ATGCGTTGCCAAGGAGGACAAAACATTTACGCAAGGACTGATCCTGATGATGATCAGTCTCTTTGCCTTGATTCCGGGCCCGATCATTTACGGGCGCATCATCGACAGTACCTGTTTGGTGTGGACAGAAGAGTGTGGGAAGCGGGGGAACTGTCAACTGTATGATCAGCGACTGTTCCGGTATTACATCAACATAACGGCACTAT GTTTAACGGCGATCGGAGTATTTTTCGACGTATTAGTATGGTGGTATGGCCGAACACTGGATCTTTACGGTGAACGAGAAGCGGCTGAGCAGAAAAAATCGACGACAGCGCCACAGTCCAAAAGTGCATTCAACTGA
- the LOC134212026 gene encoding solute carrier organic anion transporter family member 74D isoform X2, whose protein sequence is MPHFIYGAGDAALQLTKEFINEQEADELLNSHNLTRIVKSTNRLCLDSVSPKECHDIISVIPLVLIFLSQFVLGIGNTLYYSLGHTYLDDNTKKTNTPLMLAYASSLRTFGPVVGFALGYFALKIYIDPSKTPVIDSSDPRWLGAWWLGWIILGIAMLFFAALIGLFPKELPKRNATTDRPKSNMPVILMNDAEAFGKEKNPLSKTKDQNGLAVQKKDEVGMIVELPQLKDFPKALMRLLKNKLLMFNIISGIFYILGSSGYITFLSKYMEVQFHKSAANATVITGPITLFGMVAGFLISGIVISKKKPSPKILLFWNVIVGFGYMLGQFSYLFLTCPDGTMPLVNGSLNLTAPCNSQCHCDDIPYSPVCQEETGITFFSACHAGCDAWNPTEKYYDKCTCQNENYSPITKPWETNPPITTSTLARETTLPDITLSTYDAPTPITWAPSGLETNSISASTMPTELNDSGEKPQGKSALFQKNTAEPHSSSDTEDTDLDDVYLYDDEDDLDFDEKDFNATTSKETDADARNRTRRAVDETEYSSTTSSNTESPFTARMIPGACLKGCAMGFYLFSIISSIINCFGASGRIGNLLVNYRCVAKEDKTFTQGLILMMISLFALIPGPIIYGRIIDSTCLVWTEECGKRGNCQLYDQRLFRYYINITALCLTAIGVFFDVLVWWYGRTLDLYGEREAAEQKKSTTAPQSKSAFN, encoded by the exons ATGCCGCACTTCATCTATGGGGCAGGCGACGCGGCACTGCAGCTCACCAAGGAGTTCATCAACGAGCAGGAAGCGGATGAGCTGCTCAACAGCCACAATCTGACGCGAATCGTCAAAAGCACCAACCGGCTGTGCCTGGATTCGGTCAGTCCGAAAGAGTGCCACGACATCATCTCAGTAATTCCACTGGTATTAATATTTTTATCCCAGTTTGTGTTGGGTATTGGGAACACACTGTACTATTCGCTCGGTCATACCTATTTAGATGACAACACTAAGAAAACCAACACACCACTTATGCTGGCCTACGCTTCATCGCTGCGAACGTTTGGTCCGGTTGTAGGATTTGCACTTG GATATTTCGCTCTGAAGATTTATATCGATCCGTCAAAAACTCCAGTCATCGATAGCAGTGATCCACGATGGTTGGGAGCCTGGTGGCTTGGGTGGATCATACTGGGAATCGCTATGCTGTTCTTCGCCGCTTTGATTGGCCTGTTCCCAAAAGAACTGCCCAAGAGAAATGCTACAACCGATAG GCCCAAATCAAATATGCCCGTAATCCTAATGAATGATGCTGAAGCATTTGGAAAGGAGAAAAATCCTTTGAGCAAAACTAAGGACCAAAACGGTTTAGCAGTGCAAAAGAAAGATGAAGTTGGCATGATAGTAGAATTACCCCAGTTGAAAG ATTTCCCTAAAGCGTTGATGCGACTCCTCAAGAACAAACTACTGATGTTCAACATAATCTCTGGAATATTCTACATTTTGGGATCCAGTGGCTACATAACATTCCTGAGCAAATACATGGAGGTTCAGTTCCACAAATCTGCCGCCAACGCAACGGTCATCACTGGACCCATCACCCTATTCGGAATGGTCGCCGGTTTTCTAATCTCAGGCATTGTCATCTCCAAGAAGAAACCCTCTCCGAAGATTCTCCTTTTCTGGAACGTAATCGTTGGTTTCGGTTACATGCTTGGACAATTCTCGTACTTATTCCTAACATGTCCCGACGGCACTATGCCGCTGGTGAACGGAAGCCTAAATTTGACGGCACCATGCAACAGTCAGTGCCACTGTGATGATATTCCCTACAGCCCGGTCTGTCAGGAAGAAACCGGAATCACATTCTTCTCCGCCTGTCACGCTGGATGCGACGCGTGGAATCCCACCGAAAAGTATTACGACAAATGTACCTGCCAGAATGAAAACTATTCACCCATTACGAAACCCTGGGAAACAAATCCTCCTATCACTACGAGTACCCTCGCGAGAGAAACAACCCTCCCAGATATTACGCTGTCTACATACGATGCTCCAACTCCTATCACTTGGGCACCCAGCGGCTTAGAAACAAACAGCATTTCCGCTTCTACAATGCCGACTGAGTTGAATGATAGTGGAGAGAAACCTCAGGGTAAATCAGCTCTTTTCCAGAAAAACACCGCGGAACCGCACAGCTCGTCCGACACAGAAGACACCGATCTGGACGATGTCTATCTGTACGACGATGAGGACGATTTGGACTTCGACGAAAAAGACTTTAACGCGACCACAAGCAAGGAAACCGACGCTGATGCTCGGAACAGAACGCGACGAGCGGTCGATGAGACAGAGTACTCCAGTACGACGTCCTCTAACACCGAGAGTCCGTTCACAGCGCGGATGATTCCCGGAGCTTGCCTGAAGGGCTGCGCAATGGGATTTTACCTGTTTTCTATTATTTCCAGTATTATCAATTGCTTCGGAGCTTCCGGTCGCATCGGGAATTTGCTGGTGAACTACAG ATGCGTTGCCAAGGAGGACAAAACATTTACGCAAGGACTGATCCTGATGATGATCAGTCTCTTTGCCTTGATTCCGGGCCCGATCATTTACGGGCGCATCATCGACAGTACCTGTTTGGTGTGGACAGAAGAGTGTGGGAAGCGGGGGAACTGTCAACTGTATGATCAGCGACTGTTCCGGTATTACATCAACATAACGGCACTAT GTTTAACGGCGATCGGAGTATTTTTCGACGTATTAGTATGGTGGTATGGCCGAACACTGGATCTTTACGGTGAACGAGAAGCGGCTGAGCAGAAAAAATCGACGACAGCGCCACAGTCCAAAAGTGCATTCAACTGA